One Actinosynnema pretiosum DNA segment encodes these proteins:
- the galE gene encoding UDP-glucose 4-epimerase GalE — MKLLVTGGAGYVGSVTAARLVESGHEVVVLDDLSTGHADAVPEGAEFVQADIDDAIGDVLAGGFDGIVHCAAKSLVGESMVDPAKYWQGNVVTSLKLLDAMRAHGTPRLVFSSTAATYGEPEQVPILETAPTRPTNTYGASKLAIDHAITSYAAAHGLAAVSLRYFNVAGAYGRFGERHAVETHLIPLVLQVALGKRESIKVFGDDWPTDDGTCVRDYIHVLDLADAHMKALEHATAGEHRIYNLGNGLGFSVNQVIEACREVTGHAIPAVVDGRRAGDPAVLIASSERARTEMGWKPERADLSGIVRDAWEFTRAREEA, encoded by the coding sequence GTGAAGCTGCTCGTCACGGGCGGTGCGGGGTACGTCGGCAGCGTGACCGCCGCACGGCTGGTCGAGTCCGGGCACGAGGTCGTCGTGCTCGACGACCTGTCCACCGGGCACGCGGACGCCGTGCCGGAGGGCGCCGAGTTCGTCCAGGCCGACATCGACGACGCCATCGGCGACGTGCTCGCGGGTGGCTTCGACGGCATCGTGCACTGCGCGGCCAAGTCGCTGGTCGGCGAGTCGATGGTGGACCCGGCCAAGTACTGGCAGGGCAACGTGGTCACCTCCCTGAAGCTGCTCGACGCGATGCGCGCCCACGGCACGCCCCGGCTGGTGTTCTCGTCCACCGCCGCGACCTACGGCGAGCCCGAGCAGGTCCCGATCCTGGAGACCGCGCCGACCCGGCCGACCAACACCTACGGCGCGTCGAAGCTCGCGATCGACCACGCCATCACCTCCTACGCCGCCGCGCACGGCCTGGCCGCCGTGAGCCTGCGGTACTTCAACGTCGCGGGCGCGTACGGCCGCTTCGGCGAGCGGCACGCCGTCGAGACCCACCTGATCCCGCTCGTGCTCCAGGTCGCCCTGGGCAAGCGCGAGAGCATCAAGGTCTTCGGCGACGACTGGCCCACCGACGACGGCACGTGCGTGCGCGACTACATCCACGTGCTCGACCTGGCCGACGCGCACATGAAGGCCCTGGAGCACGCCACGGCAGGCGAGCACCGCATCTACAACCTGGGCAACGGGCTCGGCTTCTCCGTCAACCAGGTCATCGAGGCCTGCCGCGAGGTCACCGGCCACGCGATCCCCGCCGTGGTCGACGGCCGCCGCGCGGGCGACCCGGCCGTGCTGATCGCCTCCAGCGAGCGCGCCCGCACCGAGATGGGCTGGAAGCCCGAGCGCGCCGACCTGTCCGGCATCGTCCGCGACGCCTGGGAGTTCACCCGGGCCCGCGAGGAGGCCTGA